One Ostrea edulis chromosome 2, xbOstEdul1.1, whole genome shotgun sequence genomic region harbors:
- the LOC125681311 gene encoding protein maelstrom-like isoform X2, whose protein sequence is MRAKEYKKQRRGVEGDQFRMDNQGQLLSERVDNDAETEKQRLKQRRIVREKWLPGEEVVNEVFYLINFQTLCVTDDGHYLPAEIGVIEYSIRRGISKKLHRFIEPGRIPIGYRGACKEKSEDYHKIPMENFENADSNYRGLWIQLENFVNPNGEKPEYPPFYCLGNDITETVYCLEWIHGRACLGIPNRLKKVYELEGMVYDLYQHIGLSVSKTRVIEFLTSNSWDYEPKTRCDYHEELECKYCSLGIIQRYAYAMSDSLCGPFKIELTNRHLPVRTNNPIVTLPPSSMKVHTPSRGQRFQGPPVQQKNSYSALSKKNFKDDSSDESDDDNQSMTSLRRPHLPASMAPAPKDPWAEQPKPQSVSLGRGTWSGTPIPAKPAPPKPTQTEFLSLGRGIGGVAGVPSAGFNPSVGDFPGLGRGTGVQGVGIGRGVPLNHGYSAGGQKFAGRSMAPDPRSAPVPPAAWVKEETPKPTLNSISQSLQATTLGPSAPPGFSPLQQPSKEPISQPEIVKKTSAPPQRDFSGKGRGIMGNVDPSLKLPKGRGYAPPGMDIQRHLQMLQSEN, encoded by the exons ATGAGGGCTAAGGAATATAAAAAGCAGAGGAGAGGAGTTGAAGGGGATCAATTTCGAATGGACAACCAAGGACAGTTGCTCTCT GAACGTGTTGATAATGATGCCGAGACAGAAAAGCAACGACTCAAGCAGAGAAGGATAGTACGAGAGAAGTGGCTCCCAGGGGAAG AGGTTGTGAATGAGGTATTTTATTTGATCAACTTCCAAACACTGTGTGTAACAGATGACGGTCATTACTTGCCTGCTGAGATCGGCGTGATTGAGTACAGCATCAGACGAGGCATTAGTAAAAAACTCCACAGATTCATAGAACCAG GAAGAATCCCTATAGGATATAGAGGAGCTTGTAAAGAGAAAA GTGAAGACTATCATAAAATACCAATGGAAAACTTTGAGAATGCGGACTCAAATTACCGTGGGCTGTGGATCCAGCTAGAGAATTTTGTGAATCCTAATGGAGAGAAACCAGAGTACCCTCCGTTTTATTGTCTG GGCAATGACATCACAGAAACTGTGTACTGTTTGGAATGGATTCATGGTCGAGCTTGTCTGGGAATTCCTAATCGTCTCAAGAAAGTGTATGAACTAGAGGGCATGGTCTATGACCTTTATCAACACATAGGTCTTTCTGTATCAAAAACACGGGTCATTGAATTTTTGACCTCAAACTCTTGGGATTATGAACCCAAAACCAG GTGTGACTACCATGAAGAACTGGAATGTAAATACTGTTCGCTAGGCATCATTCAGAGATACGC GTATGCTATGTCAGATAGTCTTTGTGGCCCGTTTAAGATTGAACTGACAAACAGACACCTTCCTGTTCGCACAAACAACCCAATAGTCACCCTGCCTCCCTCCTCAATGAAAGTCCACACTCCCTCCAGAGGTCAGAGGTTCCAGGGGCCCCCTGTTCAACAAAAGAACAGTTATAGTGCTCTGTCTAAG aaaaattttaAAGATGATAGCTCTGATGAAAGTGACGATGATAATCAGTCCATGACTTCCCTTAGACGTCCTCACCTCCCAG CAAGCATGGCACCAGCACCAAAAGATCCATGGGCAGAACAGCCAAAGCCGCAATCAGTAAGTCTAGGACGAGGCACCTGGTCAGGCACACCTATTCCTGCAAAGCCTGCACCCCCAAAGCCAACACAGACAGAGTTCCTATCCCTTGGTCGTGGTATTGGAGGTGTAGCAGGTGTCCCCTCAGCTGGCTTCAATCCTAGTGTTGGAGACTTTCCAGGTTTAGGAAGAGGGACAGGTGTACAGGGAGTAGGTATTGGGAGAGGAGTCCCCTTAAATCATGGATATTCAGCAG GAGGACAGAAGTTTGCAGGAAGATCAATGGCTCCAGACCCAAGGTCAGCACCAGTTCCTCCTGCAGCTTGGGTAAAGGAGGAAACACCCAAACCA ACTTTGAACAGTATCTCGCAAAGTTTACAGGCCACAACTTTGGGTCCATCAGCACCTCCAGGATTTAGTCCTTTGCAACAACCAAGCAAGGAGCCAATATCACAACCTGAGATAGTCAAAAAAACCAGTGCCCCGCCTCAGAGAG attttagtGGGAAAGGAAGGGGAATTATGGGAAATGTTGACCCATCCCTAAAGCTTCCTAAAGGCCGTGGTTATGCTCCACCGGGAATGG ATATTCAAAGACATCTTCAGATGTTGCAATcggaaaactga
- the LOC125681311 gene encoding protein maelstrom homolog isoform X1 — MPKKAVRNAFYFFMKDIEPALRKEGRVFPNGMQDVVPIAHPRWQALPEKEKAIYEMRAKEYKKQRRGVEGDQFRMDNQGQLLSERVDNDAETEKQRLKQRRIVREKWLPGEEVVNEVFYLINFQTLCVTDDGHYLPAEIGVIEYSIRRGISKKLHRFIEPGRIPIGYRGACKEKSEDYHKIPMENFENADSNYRGLWIQLENFVNPNGEKPEYPPFYCLGNDITETVYCLEWIHGRACLGIPNRLKKVYELEGMVYDLYQHIGLSVSKTRVIEFLTSNSWDYEPKTRCDYHEELECKYCSLGIIQRYAYAMSDSLCGPFKIELTNRHLPVRTNNPIVTLPPSSMKVHTPSRGQRFQGPPVQQKNSYSALSKKNFKDDSSDESDDDNQSMTSLRRPHLPASMAPAPKDPWAEQPKPQSVSLGRGTWSGTPIPAKPAPPKPTQTEFLSLGRGIGGVAGVPSAGFNPSVGDFPGLGRGTGVQGVGIGRGVPLNHGYSAGGQKFAGRSMAPDPRSAPVPPAAWVKEETPKPTLNSISQSLQATTLGPSAPPGFSPLQQPSKEPISQPEIVKKTSAPPQRDFSGKGRGIMGNVDPSLKLPKGRGYAPPGMDIQRHLQMLQSEN; from the exons ATGCCCAAAAAAGCGGTCCGAAacgcattttatttttttatgaaagatATTGAACCTGCTCTGAGAAAGGAAGGACGTGTTTTCCCAAATGGAATGCAAGACGTTGTTCCTATTGCTCATCCACGATGGCAG GCTTTGCCAGAGAAGGAAAAAGCAATATATGAAATGAGGGCTAAGGAATATAAAAAGCAGAGGAGAGGAGTTGAAGGGGATCAATTTCGAATGGACAACCAAGGACAGTTGCTCTCT GAACGTGTTGATAATGATGCCGAGACAGAAAAGCAACGACTCAAGCAGAGAAGGATAGTACGAGAGAAGTGGCTCCCAGGGGAAG AGGTTGTGAATGAGGTATTTTATTTGATCAACTTCCAAACACTGTGTGTAACAGATGACGGTCATTACTTGCCTGCTGAGATCGGCGTGATTGAGTACAGCATCAGACGAGGCATTAGTAAAAAACTCCACAGATTCATAGAACCAG GAAGAATCCCTATAGGATATAGAGGAGCTTGTAAAGAGAAAA GTGAAGACTATCATAAAATACCAATGGAAAACTTTGAGAATGCGGACTCAAATTACCGTGGGCTGTGGATCCAGCTAGAGAATTTTGTGAATCCTAATGGAGAGAAACCAGAGTACCCTCCGTTTTATTGTCTG GGCAATGACATCACAGAAACTGTGTACTGTTTGGAATGGATTCATGGTCGAGCTTGTCTGGGAATTCCTAATCGTCTCAAGAAAGTGTATGAACTAGAGGGCATGGTCTATGACCTTTATCAACACATAGGTCTTTCTGTATCAAAAACACGGGTCATTGAATTTTTGACCTCAAACTCTTGGGATTATGAACCCAAAACCAG GTGTGACTACCATGAAGAACTGGAATGTAAATACTGTTCGCTAGGCATCATTCAGAGATACGC GTATGCTATGTCAGATAGTCTTTGTGGCCCGTTTAAGATTGAACTGACAAACAGACACCTTCCTGTTCGCACAAACAACCCAATAGTCACCCTGCCTCCCTCCTCAATGAAAGTCCACACTCCCTCCAGAGGTCAGAGGTTCCAGGGGCCCCCTGTTCAACAAAAGAACAGTTATAGTGCTCTGTCTAAG aaaaattttaAAGATGATAGCTCTGATGAAAGTGACGATGATAATCAGTCCATGACTTCCCTTAGACGTCCTCACCTCCCAG CAAGCATGGCACCAGCACCAAAAGATCCATGGGCAGAACAGCCAAAGCCGCAATCAGTAAGTCTAGGACGAGGCACCTGGTCAGGCACACCTATTCCTGCAAAGCCTGCACCCCCAAAGCCAACACAGACAGAGTTCCTATCCCTTGGTCGTGGTATTGGAGGTGTAGCAGGTGTCCCCTCAGCTGGCTTCAATCCTAGTGTTGGAGACTTTCCAGGTTTAGGAAGAGGGACAGGTGTACAGGGAGTAGGTATTGGGAGAGGAGTCCCCTTAAATCATGGATATTCAGCAG GAGGACAGAAGTTTGCAGGAAGATCAATGGCTCCAGACCCAAGGTCAGCACCAGTTCCTCCTGCAGCTTGGGTAAAGGAGGAAACACCCAAACCA ACTTTGAACAGTATCTCGCAAAGTTTACAGGCCACAACTTTGGGTCCATCAGCACCTCCAGGATTTAGTCCTTTGCAACAACCAAGCAAGGAGCCAATATCACAACCTGAGATAGTCAAAAAAACCAGTGCCCCGCCTCAGAGAG attttagtGGGAAAGGAAGGGGAATTATGGGAAATGTTGACCCATCCCTAAAGCTTCCTAAAGGCCGTGGTTATGCTCCACCGGGAATGG ATATTCAAAGACATCTTCAGATGTTGCAATcggaaaactga